One stretch of Oncorhynchus tshawytscha isolate Ot180627B linkage group LG19, Otsh_v2.0, whole genome shotgun sequence DNA includes these proteins:
- the LOC112219190 gene encoding microtubule-associated protein 1B isoform X3: MEIDPSQASALGIVAMEIPARGELSAVQEDESSTQLRFEKRIQDLGEQRRQGPPFNQGNYYMLIVIGEIATDHQLQRARDQVERGIRSWDISLKSCDLDQQLQLFVTRHSAQFSAEVRGQRTLHHKSDVLETVVLVNPSEDTVASEIQSLVTDSAGHKLLVLSGQNSDHGDLLLQSGVFTYKSFSQVFADPGVSDLLGEAAPKQRATLTVSCRSEVGWSSLGQQQHLREFLEYRLNTEPVLPKMEGVTEFTEYISETVDVPSPFDLLEPPTSGGFLKLSRPCCYIFPGGRGDSALFAVNGFNILVDGGSERKSCFWKLVRHLDRIDSILLTHIGADNLPGINGLLQRKIAEQEEEQSQGSTTYSDWMKNLISPELGVIFFNVPEKLRMPESNLKVKRSIEEASLTLQYLNKLGIKPEPLCRLVSNTIEPFTLFHKMGVGKLDMYVLNPVKDSKEMQFLMQKWAGNSKAKTGIVLPNGKEGEISVPYLTSVTALVVWLPANPAEKIVRVLFPGNAPQNKVLEGLEKLKHLDFLRYPVATQKDIASGAPPSVVKQTKLKQRTDSKESLKSSPKTTKPLQKEADDEVSAVTEAKSDFVKENKIEKKEKKLKENEKPTKIIKSKTDAPEKKKLLKEKSLRKHSKERASKMDEKKDKEKKEKVKKVDTAKKEEKKDSKVDKKKDASKSELRKITKPDLKPLTPEVRRTLHRAKVSSKPKTDKSKGKAAKAEPAEPKPEEPAAENIQPEPLQNGGIEGISASSTPEDLTKDFEELKQDEVSSEPPESAVETPAEESMAESPTQEEEKEQETVSKTPPGTTSPEKGVMEVETESQSKEDKLTQEHKEELQAEKVELCEDEGAAVEDEEEEEKEGPIAERKTFQEEEDMGIGEEEDDAKDDVKDNELDRKHEVEEMEKVEKPTDVAVTKEESRRASSQEEEQEEDGHVVEKAELEEVEVLDMIADEEVKIKPGAGEKETLAKNGESKAVKHTPGAKEEDEADEEGYVSNVGGATVDIVSTLQGTAAAEPISFIQDETIPGHSETEQTISDEEVHEEADDRILNLQYEVGAYDISVPDQTGSFDTIHGMKEMQASAMADVTAKGFICGQEQVSVFTNIIAAPLAEEEHVSSATSITEYDKLSSFPTSIAEDQSVASVATPQTEETGKSSLLLDTVNSVPLAIPTEATHGKEHLHSAGTISPTSSLEEDKYMKSVPSEECLSVISDLKTEAKVNKTHEEEDQDQTPNIDISLGESYASPQMLQDRDRDVEQLPASEAPVSKLVQDLKQDHLPVEEVQLFKSKEDILTVVPSKPLSPPPSFSKPFRSDSITSEGEERCCSPDDSTVKMASPTQSSHPSATSSPTHSPLHQWPVEEKTKDFPGLEHQTQGDLHDSATNTEDKDAKKDQAEKEDKVDKNKLDADVKKVESDLLPPVEKSFQKDLPITKAEEKDGLSPSKGEIEQEPKTTPLTSESVTGKDEASISGKESLTVDISSGKAILKHSDEEDYDHQQKESKVCSKAKFPKGKESSFLDYDDGEDDDNDNVKPIKQDMKEKDTEKKDTHEAKTIKEEKEEKEKRDVFEAETIKEEKKETDKIGTTEAITEAEPIKEDKDEKVKEKDGIHEAEPIKEEKKETEKVGTTEAEPIKEDKDGIHEDKPIKEEKKETEKFGTTETELIKEDKDEKVKEKDGIHEAEPIKEEKKETEKVGTTEAEPIKEDKDGIHEDKPIKEEKKETEKVGTTETELIKEDKDEKVKEKDDIHEAKRIKEEKKETEKVGTTEEDGTTKEVGTTKEEKKEKDKEKDDTCGAEPLKEEENEKEKYDTFESEPTKEEKQKEIGSIVTSKNELSSCISTSKVEPASDSTTTEKIEQEKEPMKDEKDDTCKTDAIKEEKMAREHPLQSEPMKEEEGEKERDTFDSEPTKGEHREKEKDDTCMVESTTGGKKEKDDNTFFEIEVSQEERIEKDDTYVAEFSKEQKMEKEQEKEDSDFEDINDEEREEDRDDSYEAEPIKGDERAKESQTADTVNYEMSVKETGKYGSHEIEPTREEKWEKEKREVQEKDLKEALRHSVQTAMIEKVEVTSATKLEPTFQLQYSDGDEEEEEESICMGGAGSRPLSVEPRQSEHEIISQDLLSTQSSENVLSNQTKDSHSEQTTGLVSTLPKWETSPDKDLKEQHKDRQHRLSPELEKDIKTTETTSATHPSQESTIGFPTLKPVSAMPTTKLEPASDTTTTDKQSIVSTLLSTDSKASVTVSTQHETQHESMTTSKEASNTDEKTKHVSPKEDEKPGKEAEMEIEKERGVASPEHTQPCSYFVLDKDSEKAPEKVSHVDATKGDSASEKLKGFDKITTETVSVSLQEDQGFDVSKYEPYEKPISKEKESDYKEDREVSREFDLSTQIGIDDNRNISQADAGAAAFYSEDEEKEEPLSFSRVDYTPPPFPKSERSLHCSSSAFTEHDDKEKGQEEVSDKKEGQSTPHVENSFMYIETQDNKTTPAAEQYSFAFSLKEDKPEKVEKDEMKDKTGASPSVEEYIPVQSGRKETASSSWSQANTDAQASATAMPFEDVPEKQTTEKEKEKDEPVKDYMDSSDSERGDSPCGHYSPTEKDMLPHQALPKEKDNQATAASLARYSGQLLDDNVLASECTQIGSTITSKSTMGYSEREGTPDSVDKRLLVVGEDCDNEEDDAEDEASDLDVEKGAREQSEKEICKSILDDTTTSKRPVTKEEDKKTLSPEPEPSLLKKEEPSHSMATSSPPPADTADSLLKNVVGASPLQSGSSTAIEQTGSGGYPSESSEYSEDSQLGLKEERFDSPDPSLPTKSSEDKHYSQGDIEADKQRTPDTTSRKPEEDPLCYLSSASAFLLTSHQLGEESSGPYRTDSEGASFEYSLFKAEDSSAMHSTLSTSGVMLKDEYLEASEKLTSTTSATFSLTKVFPVLATPAEDITEQDSSSSPEMDKGQTSDNFHKLEGIVETKTITSAGASEPPCSQLSKPAETISTSRALFEVSPLQRADSSDRESQGSAVSKESYTCKREDSTLPCRIECQKFAVTEQEERMLSMAETYMVTINSSTTTTVSQSDGVTKPQQSTEASSNGATEVSTSPQEVLSGASKASCVTTADLPKTEQKKEEKETKDEKDKMAMKEEEMKEIKVETIKEDTKMPEQKDKEETKQMDEKKEVAGEKEKVEEEEKVEENKLEEKEKDGKAEEKKDKTVEKESEKEMERKEGEKEKVEDKKEKIVERRRSSLSDWELLQGPGACPSAPPPGYEDEEEEAYEMEEAEEEYVQKECVSTGEPTPLSTAEHAHHTKASAKADGESSCPTDLHMEATSTSPPGYSSCEFKHRKGEISPSFINPSPHALSSDDGEEDKGSDHSPEGDEDDREQHSVKRRSHKQKRQHIQSGAAGAGSHPVSMPPGGMATGLGIVLAGEETPPTSASDSLASQSDSDVPPETEECPSITAEGNLDSDEDAEHLPVDKLSASATGGGTQPPSPRSAAKAHDPPPAPMKDPLPHLPHPDVCMVDPEALPDNQSSTEKMLKKDHKTTKSLRKGLGKPKSASPARKGKRSTTPAKDSSPRSVSLRRRDTERSSRLTWMSEGQGSKVDLHAPGKGLVNGVKSNLGTNSQKSSSAVPPGPPIYVDLAYVPNHCSAKNVDQEFFKRVRAAYYVVSGNDPAGGEPSRGVLDSLLEGKAAWGSNLQVTLIPTHDTEVTRDWYQQTHEKQQDLNIMVLASSSTVVMQDESFPACKIEF, from the exons GGCAAAGGACTCTCCACCACAAGAGTGATGTCCTAGAGACAGTCGTGTTGGTCAACCCATCAGAGGATACAGTTGCTTCAGAG ATCCAGTCTCTAGTCACAGACTCAGCAGGACACAAACTCCTGGTTCTGAGTGGGCAGAACTCAGACCACGGTGACCTGCTTCTCCAAAGTGGGGTTTTCACCTATAAGAGCTTCTCACAAGTCTTTGCTGATCCTGGG GTCAGTGATTTGCTGGGCGAAGCAGCCCCCAAGCAGCGGGCCACACTCACTGTGTCCTGCCGATCGGAGGTGGGTTGGAGCTCCCTGGGTCAGCAACAGCACTTACGGGAGTTCCTTGAGTACAGACTGAACACTGAGCCTGTGCTCCCCAAGATGGAGGGAGTCACAGAGTTCACGGAGTACATCTCCGAGACGGTGGATGTGCCTTCTCCCTTTGACCTCCTGGAGCCGCCCACATCTGGAGGCTTCCTGAAACTgtccaggccctgttgttacatCTTCCCTGGGGGGAGGGGCGACTCGGCCCTGTTTGCGGTCAATGGCTTCAACATCCTAGTGGATGGAGGCTCTGAACGTAAATCATGCTTCTGGAAGCTGGTCAGACACTTGGACCGCATCGACTCAATTCTACTCACTCACATTGGTGCAGACAATCTGCCAGGCATCAACGGGCTCCTTCAGAGGAAAATAGCAGAGCAGGAAGAGGAGCAGTCACAAGGCTCAACCACCTACAGTGATTGGATGAAGAACCTGATCTCTCCAGAGCTTGGTGTGATCTTCTTCAATGTACCCGAGAAGCTACGTATGCCAGAATCAAACCTAAAGGTCAAGCGCAGCATCGAGGAGGCCTCCCTCACGTTGCAGTACCTCAACAAACTGGGAATCAAGCCGGAGCCTCTCTGTAGACTGGTCAGCAACACTATTGAGCCTTTCACTCTTTTCCATAAGATGGGGGTGGGCAAGTTAGACATGTATGTTCTGAACCCCGTCAAGGACAGTAAGGAGATGCAGTTTCTCATGCAGAAGTGGGCTGGTAACAGCAAGGCCAAAACAGGCATTGTGCTCCCCAATGGAAAAGAGGGAGAAATATCCGTACCTTACCTGACGTCAGTTACAGCATTAGTCGTGTGGCTTCCTGCCAATCCTGCCGAAAAGATTGTCAGAGTGCTGTTCCCTGGAAACGCACCACAAAACAAAGTCCTGGAGGGACTAGAGAAATTAAAGCACCTTGACTTCTTGCGATACCCAGTAGCCACACAAAAAGACATAGCCTCAGGGGCTCCTCCCTCTGTTGTAAAACAGACAAAGTTAAAGCAAAGGACAGACAGCAAAGAAAGTCTGAAATCATCTCCCAAGACTACAAAACCCCTTCAGAAAGAAGCAGATGATGAGGTATCGGCAGTCACAGAGGCAAAGAGTGACTTTGTAAAGGAGAACAAGATAGAGAAAAAGGAGAAGAAACTGAAAGAGAATGAAAAACCCACAAAAATAATAAAATCCAAGACTGATGCACCAGAAAAGAAAAAACTATTGAAGGAGAAATCCTTGAGAAAACATTCAAAGGAAAGGGCATCCAAGATGGATGAGAAAAAAGAcaaggaaaagaaagagaaagtcaAGAAAGTTGACACAGCTaaaaaagaagagaaaaaagACTCCAAAGTTGACAAGAAAAAAGATGCGTCTAAGTCAGAGTTGAGAAAGATAACAAAACCTGACTTAAAACCCCTCACACCAGAGGTCAGAAGGACCCTGCACAGGGCAAAAGTGTCAAGTAAACCCAAAACCGACAAAAGCAAAGGCAAAGCGGCCAAGGCAGAGCCGGCTGAACCCAAACCGGAGGAACCAGCAGCAGAGAACATTCAACCTGAGCCACTACAGAATGGGGGTATTGAGGGCATATCTGCTTCCTCCACTCCAGAGGATCTTACCAAGGACTTTGAGGAGTTAAAACAAGATGAGGTATCATCAGAGCCACCAGAGAGTGCAGTGGAGACACCAGCAGAGGAAAGCATGGCCGAATCCCCTAcccaggaggaggagaaagaacagGAAACTGTCTCTAAAACTCCACCAGGCACAACGTCTCCTGAGAAGGGAGTAATGGAAGTTGAAactgagtctcaaagcaaagagGACAAATTAACACAAGAGCATAAAGAAGAATTACAAGCAGAGAAAGTGGAACTATGTGAGGATGAGGGAGCTGCAgttgaagatgaggaggaggaagaaaaagAAGGCCCGATTGCAGAGAGGAAAACATTTCAGGAAGAGGAAGATATGGGGATAGGGGAGGAAGAAGATGATGCAAAAGATGATGTGAAGGATAATGAACTAGACAGGAAACATGAGGTGGAGGAAATGGAGAAAGTTGAAAAGCCCACAGATGTGGCGGTGACAAAAGAGGAAAGCAGAAGAGCTTCATcccaggaggaggaacaggaagaaGATGGACATGTTGTTGAAAAGGCTGAGCTGGAAGAGGTAGAAGTTCTAGACATGATAGCAGATGAAGAGGTCAAAATCAAACCTGGAGCGGGAGAGAAAGAAACGTTGGCCAAGAATGGGGAAAGCAAAGCAGTTAAACATACTCCTGGAGCTAAAGAGGAGGATGAGGCAGATGAAGAGGGCTACGTGTCAAATGTGGGAGGCGCTACCGTCGACATAGTGTCAACACTGCAAGGAACTGCTGCAGCCGAGCCCATCTCCTTCATTCAAGACGAAACCATTCCAGGCCACTCTGAAACTGAACAGACCATCTCTGATGAGGAAGTTCACGAAGAGGCTGATGACAGGATACTAAACCTCCAATACGAAGTGGGTGCATATGACATCTCTGTCCCAGATCAGACAGGCTCCTTTGACACCATCCATGGGATGAAGGAGATGCAAGCATCAGCTATGGCTGATGTAACAGCCAAAGGTTTTATTTGTGGACAGGAGCAAGTATCGGTATTCACTAACATCATTGCTGCTCCCTTGGCTGAGGAGGAACATGTTTCCTCAGCCACATCCATCACAGAGTATGATAAATTGTCCTCCTTCCCCACCTCTATTGCAGAGGACCAATCAGTGGCCTCTGTCGCTACACCTCAGACTGAGGAAACAGGCAAAAGCTCTCTGCTTCTTGACACTGTTAATAGCGTTCCCCTGGCAATTCCAACGGAGGCCACACATGGGAAAGAACATTTACACTCTGCTGGGACCATCTCACCAACATCCTCCTTAGAGGAAGACAAGTACATGAAGTCAGTTCCATCCGAAGAGTGCCTGTCAGTTATCTCTGATTTGAAGACAGAGGCTAAGGTCAACAAGACTCATGAGGAAGAAGATCAGGACCAAACTCCGAACATTGACATTTCACTTGGGGAGAGCTATGCCTCCCCTCAAATGCTCCAGGATAGAGATAGGGATGTGGAACAGCTCCCTGCTTCTGAGGCTCCTGTCTCCAAACTTGTTCAGGATTTGAAGCAGGATCACCTACCAGTTGAGGAGGTACAACTCTTTAAGTCCAAAGAAGACATCTTAACAGTGGTGCCTTCAAAACCCCTTTCACCCCCACCCTCTTTCTCAAAGCCTTTTAGGTCAGACTCAATTACTTCGGAAGGTGAAGAGCGATGCTGCAGTCCAGACGATAGCACTGTGAAAATGGCCTCCCCCACACAATCTTCCCACCCCAGTGCAACCAGCTCTCCAACTCACTCTCCTCTTCATCAGTGGCCTGTGGAGGAAAAGACCAAGGACTTCCCAGGATTGGAGCATCAAACACAGGGGGACCTTCATGATTCTGCCACCAACACAGAAGATAAGGATGCAAAGAAAGATCAAGCGGAAAAGGAAGATAAAGTGGATAAGAATAAATTGGATGCTGACGTCAAGAAAGTCGAGTCGGACCTACTACCACCGGTGGAGAAATCATTTCAAAAAGACTTGCCCATTACAAAAGCGGAAGAAAAAGATGGTCTCTCCCCTTCCAAAGGTGAGATAGAACAGGAACCGAAGACAACTCCTCTTACCTCTGAGTCAGTCACAGGCAAAGACGAAGCTTCCATATCAGGAAAGGAATCTCTGACAGTAGACATTTCTAGTGGTAAGGCTATACTCAAACACAGTGACGAGGAAGATTATGACCATCAACAGAAAGAATCCAAAGTGTGCAGTAAGGCTAAATTCCCAAAGGGGAAGGAGAGTAGTTTCTTAGATTATGACGATGGTGAGGATGATGATAACGATAATGTAAAACCCATCAAACAGGACATGAAGGAGAAGGATACAGAAAAAAAGGACACACATGAGGCTAAAACTAtcaaggaagagaaagaggagaaagaaaaacGAGACGTGTTTGAAGCTGAAACCATCaaggaagaaaagaaagaaacagataaaATTGGTACAACTGAAGCTATTACTGAAGCTGAGCCCATCAAGGAAGATAAAGATGAGAAAGTGAAGGAAAAAGATGGCATTCATGAAGCTGAACCCATCaaggaagagaagaaagaaacagaaaag GTTGGTACAACTGAAGCTGAACCAATCAAGGAAGATAAAGATGGCATTCATGAAGATAAACCCATCaaggaagagaagaaagaaacagaaaagtTTGGTACCACTGAAACTGAACTAATCAAGGAAGATAAAGATGAGAAAGTGAAGGAAAAAGATGGCATTCATGAAGCTGAACCCATCaaggaagagaagaaagaaacagaaaaggTTGGTACAACTGAAGCTGAACCCATCaag GAAGATAAAGATGGCATTCATGAAGATAAACCCATCaaggaagagaagaaagaaacagaaaaggTTGGTACCACTGAAACTGAACTCATCAAGGAAGATAAAGATGAGAAAGTGAAGGAAAAAGATGACATTCATGAAGCTAAACGCATCaaggaagagaagaaagaaacagaaaaggTTGGTACAACTGAGGAAGATGGTACAACCAAGGAAGTTGGTACAACCAAGGAAGAGAAGAAGGAAAAGGACAAAGAGAAAGATGATACTTGTGGGGCTGAGCCCCTcaaagaggaggagaatgagaaggAAAAATATGATACCTTTGAGTCTGAACCTACGAAAGAAGAAAAACAGAAAGAAATAGGGAGTATAGTCACTTCTAAAAACGAGCTAAGCTCTTGTATCTCTACCTCTAAAGTGGAGCCAGCCTCAGACTCCACCACTACAGAAAAAATAGAGCAAGAGAAAGAACCCATGAAAGATGAGAAGGATGACACTTGTAAGACTGATGCCATCAAGGAAGAAAAGATGGCGAGAGAACATCCTCTTCAGTCTGAACCAatgaaagaagaggaaggagaaaaagagagagatacgtTTGACAGTGAACCGACTAaaggagagcacagagagaaagaaaaggatgaTACATGTATGGTGGAATCCACCACGGGGGGCAAGAAAGAAAAAGACGACAATACATTTTTTGAGATTGAAGTGAGccaggaagagaggatagagaaagaTGATACTTATGTGGCTGAATTCAGTAAAGAACAGAAGATGGAAAAGGAGCAAGAAAAAGAAGATAGTGATTTCGAAGACATCAAcgatgaggaaagagaggaagatagagatgACAGTTATGAAGCTGAACCCATAAAAGGAGACGAAAGAGCAAAAGAAAGTCAAACAGCTGACACAGTCAACTATGAAATGAGCGTGAAAGAGACAGGAAAATATGGTTCTCATGAGATTGAACCTACTAGAGAGGAGAAatgggagaaagagaaaagggaggTGCAAGAGAAAGATCTAAAAGAGGCTTTACGACACAGCGTACAGACAGCAATGATAGAAAAGGTAGAGGTGACTTCTGCAACAAAGCTTGAACCTACATTTCAGCTTCAGTACTCAGacggagatgaggaggaggaagaggaatccATTTGCATGGGTGGTGCAGGCTCAAGACCTTTATCAGTGGAACCTAGACAATCAGAACACGAGATCATCTCTCAAGACCTGCTCTCTACTCAGTCATCAGAGAATGTGCTTAGTAACCAGACGAAGGACAGCCACTCTGAACAGACCACTGGGCTTGTGTCTACATTACCAAAATGGGAGACCTCTCCTGATAAAGACCTCAAAGAGCAGCATAAAGATCGACAACATAGACTCTCCCCTGAACTAGAAAAGGACATCAAGACAACTGAGACCACATCAGCAACCCATCCCAGTCAAGAGTCCACCATTGGTTTCCCTACCTTGAAACCAGTCTCTGCTATGCCTACCACCAAATTAGAGCCAGCCTCTGACACCACCACTACAGACAAACAGTCTATAGTTTCAACACTATTAAGCACTGACAGCAAGGCCAGTGTGACAGTATCCACCCAGCATGAAACACAGCATGAATCTATGACAACAAGCAAAGAAGCATCTAATACGGATGAAAAGACAAAGCATGTTTCTCCAAAAGAAGATGAGAAACCAGGCAAGGAAGCTGAGATGGAAATTGAAAAAGAGCGGGGAGTTGCTTCCCCAGAGCATACACAACCTTGTTCATATTTTGTCTTGGATAAAGATTCTGAGAAGGCTCCTGAGAAAGTGAGCCACGTCGATGCCACAAAAGGAGACAGTGCCTCTGAAAAATTGAAAGGCTTTGACAAAATAACAACGGAGACTGTCAGTGTGAGCTTGCAAGAGGACCAGGGCTTTGATGTGTCTAAGTATGAACCCTATGAAAAGCCCATTTCAAAAGAAAAGGAATCAGACTATAAAGAAGACCGTGAGGTATCTAGAGAGTTTGATCTGTCAACACAAATTGGCATTGATGATAATAGGAACATTAGCCAGGCAGATGCTGGTGCAGCTGCATTCTACTCAGAGGACGAGGAAAAAGAGGAACCGCTGTCATTCAGCAGAGTTGATTACACCCCTCCACCTTTCCCCAAGAGCGAGAGAAGTCTCCATTGCAGCTCAAGTGCCTTCACTGAACACGATGACAAAGAGAAAGGTCAAGAGGAAGTGAGTGATAAGAAGGAGGGGCAATCTACACCACACGTGGAAAACAGCTTTATGTATATAGAGACTCAAGACAACAAGACCACCCCAGCAGCAGAGCAATACTCATTTGCTTTCAGTCTCAAAGAAGATAAACCTGAAAAAGTTGAGAAGGATGAAATGAAGGACAAGACTGGAGCATCTCCCAGTGTGGAGGAGTATATACCAGTCCAGTCAGGCAGAAAGGAAACAGCCTCTTCCTCATGGAGTCAAGCCAACACCGATGCCCAAGCCTCAGCTACAGCCATGCCCTTTGAAGACGTCCCTGAGAAGCagaccacagagaaagagaaggaaaaagaTGAGCCAGTGAAAGACTATATGGATTCATCTGATAGTGAGAGAGGGGACTCTCCCTGTGGTCACTACTCACCAACGGAAAAAGACATGTTACCTCATCAAGCTTTGCCTAAGGAAAAGGACAATCAGGCCACTGCTGCCTCCTTGGCCAGATATTCAGGACAGCTCCTAGACGATAATGTTCTTGCATCTGAGTGCACTCAAATTGGAAGCACTATCACCAGTAAATCTACAATGGGCTATTCTGAGAGAGAAGGCACTCCGGACAGTGTAGATAAGAGGCTACTGGTGGTGGGAGAGGATTGTgataatgaggaagatgatgCAGAAGATGAAGCCAGTGATCTAGATGTggagaagggagcgagagagcagtctgaaaAAGAAATATGTAAATCTATATTGGATGATACCACTACTTCTAAACGTCCTGTGACAAAGGAAGAGGACAAGAAGACCCTCTCACCCGAACCTGAACCCAGCCTCCTCAAAAAGGAGGAGCCTTCCCATTCAATGGCCACAAGCAGCCCTCCACCAGCAGATACTGCAGATTCCCTTTTGAAGAATGTAGTTGGGGCCTCGCCACTCCAGTCTGGCAGTTCCACTGCAATAGAACAAACAGGATCTGGAGGATATCCTTCTGAATCCTCAGAGTATTCTGAGGACAGCCAACTGGGGTTAAAGGAGGAGAGGTTTGACAGTCCTGACCCCTCTTTGCCCACCAAGTCCAGTGAAGATAAACATTACAGTCAGGGAGACATTGAAGCTGACAAGCAGAGAACCCCAGATACCACTAGTAGAAAACCTGAGGAAGATCCTTTGTGTTACCTCTCATCTGCCTCAGCTTTTCTATTAACCAGCCACCAGTTGGGGGAGGAGTCTAGTGGCCCCTACAGGACAGATTCTGAGGGTGCTTCCTTTGAGTATTCTTTATTCAAAGCTGAAGACTCCTCAGCCATGCACTCAACCCTCTCAACCTCAGGGGTCATGTTAAAGGATGAGTACCTAGAGGCATCTGAAAAGCTTACCTCAACAACCTCAGCTACATTCAGTCTGACAAAAGTCTTTCCAGTCTTAGCTACTCCAGCCGAAGACATTACAGAACAAGACTCATCATCAAGCCCTGAGATGGACAAGGGTCAAACCTCAGATAACTTTCATAAACTTGAGGGCATTGTTGAAACCAAAACCATAACGTCTGCTGGAGCTTCAGAACCACCATGTTCCCAGCTGTCCAAACCCGCTGAAACCATATCCACTTCAAGGGCTCTCTTTGAGGTTTCCCCATTGCAAAGAGCTGATTCCTCTGACAGAGAATCCCAGGGCTCAGCGGTCAGCAAAGAGTCCTACACTTGCAAAAGGGAGGACAGTACTCTTCCATGCCGCATTGAATGCCAGAAATTTGCAGTGACAGAACAAGAAGAACGCATGCTGTCCATGGCTGAGACATACATGGTCACTATTAACTCCAGTACAACCACAACAGTGTCCCAATCTGATGGGGTGACAAAACCACAGCAGTCAACTGAAGCCTCTTCCAACGGGGCTACTGAGGTTAGCACAAGTCCCCAAGAAGTCCTCAGTGGAGCTAGCAAAGCCTCTTGTGTCACAACAGCAGACCTGCCTAAAACAGAACAGAAAAAGGAGGAAAAAGAGACAAAGGATGAGAAAGACAAGATGGCAATGAAAGAGGAAGAAATGAAGGAGATCAAGGTAGAGACCATAAAGGAGGACACCAAAATGCCAGAGCAGAAGGATAAGGAGGAGACAAAACAGATGGACGAGAAGAAAGAGGTGgctggagagaaggaaaaggtagaggaggaggagaaagtagAGGAAAATAagttggaggagaaagagaaagacgggaaggcagaggagaagaaagacaagactgttgagaaggagagtgagaaagagatggagaggaaggagggagagaaagagaaggtagAGGATAAAAAAGAGAAGATTGTCGAAAGGAGGAGGAGTAGCTTATCTGACTGGGAACTCCTACAAGGGCCGGGCGCATGCCCAAGTGCCCCTCCTCCAGGCTATGAAGACGAGGAGGAAGAAGCGTATGAAATGGAAGAAGCAGAGGAAGAGTATGTTCAAAAAGAATGTGTATCCACAGGCGAGCCCACCCCTCTGTCCACAGCAGAACATGCCCACCATACAAAGGCATCTGCAAAAGCAGATGGAGAATCCAGTTGCCCCACTGACTTGCATATGGAGGCTACCTCCACCTCCCCCCCTGGCTATTCCTCGTGTGAATTCAAACACCGCAAAGGGGAGATCTCCCCATCCTTCATTAACCCCAGTCCACACGCCCTCTCCAGCGATGATGGCGAAGAGGACAAAGGGAGTGACCACTCTCCGGAGGGGGATGAAGATGACCGGGAGCAACACTCGGTCAAGAGGAGGTCTCACAAGCAGAAGCGACAGCACATTCAAAGTGGAGCTGCTGGAGCGGGATCGCACCCAGTTTCCATGCCTCCTGGTGGCATGGCAACTGGACTTGGGATAGTGCTAGCTGGAGAGGAGACGCCCCCCACATCAGCAAGTGACTCGTTGGCGTCCCAGTCGGACTCTGACGTACCTCCCGAGACCGAGGAGTGCCCGTCGATAACCGCAGAGGGGAACCTGGACTCTGACGAAGATGCAGAACACCTGCCGGTGGATAAACTATCTGCCTCCGCCACAGGAGGGGGCACTCAACCCCCTTCCCCCAGATCAGCTGCGAAGGCCCATGACCCCCCACCTGCCCCCATGAAGGATCCACTCCCCCACCTGCCTCACCCTGATGTGTGCATGGTGGACCCAGAGGCCCTCCCTGACAACCAGAGCAGCACAGAGAAAATGCTCAAGAAGGACCACAAGACCACCAAGAGCCTGCGGAAGGGCCTGGGCAAGCCTAAGTCTGCGTCCCCAGCCCGGAAGGGGAAGAGGTCTACCACCCCTGCGAAGGATTCCTCGCCTCGTTCGGTCTCTCTGAGGAGGAGGGACACGGAAAGGAGCTCTAGGCTGACGTGGATGTCCGAGGGCCAGGGATCCAAGGTGGACCTACACGCTCCAGGGAAAGGCCTTGTGAATGGCGTCAAGAGCAATTTGG gtaCCAACTCCCAGAAATCTAGTTCAGCTGTCCCCCCTGGTCCTCCAATCTATGTGGACCTGGCCTACGTGCCCAACCACTGCAGTGCTAAGAACGTGGACCAGGAGTTCTTCAAGCGGGTACGTGCTGCGTACTACGTGGTGAGCGGCAACGACCCAGCTGGTGGAGAGCCTAGTCGTGGAGTCCTGGATTCCCTGCTCGAGGGAAAGGCCGCGTGGGGCTCCAATCTACAG gtGACTCTGATCCCTACTCATGACACGGAGGTGACGCGGGACTGGTACCAACAGACACATGAAAAACAGCAGGACCTGAACATTATGGTCCTGGCCAGCAGCAGCACAGTGGTCATGCAGGACGAGTCTTTCCCTGCCTGCAAGATTGAGTTCTAA